In Streptomyces qaidamensis, one DNA window encodes the following:
- a CDS encoding class I SAM-dependent methyltransferase: protein MTDDTTAGSPASSSPSPTDGYVGDPAMRTEWDNRHADRHQLWSGRPNGALVAEVAGLTPGRVLDVGCREGADAIRLARDGWDVTALDVSGVALERAARHARDAGVVVQFDLVSAQYPALLRTPDAAAERALLTAVAPGGVLLLVHHAGTDTQHAHESGFDPADYVWPSMVADLLDDDWEAEADEQRPRVAPEGGAGTHHTDDLVLRARRLR from the coding sequence GTGACCGACGACACCACAGCAGGATCGCCCGCATCCAGCAGCCCATCGCCTACCGACGGATACGTCGGCGACCCCGCGATGCGGACGGAATGGGACAACCGTCACGCCGACCGGCACCAACTGTGGAGCGGCCGCCCCAACGGCGCCCTCGTGGCCGAGGTCGCCGGGCTCACACCCGGGCGCGTTCTCGACGTCGGATGCCGGGAAGGCGCGGACGCCATCCGGCTCGCGCGCGATGGCTGGGACGTGACCGCGCTTGATGTCTCGGGCGTGGCGCTGGAGCGAGCAGCCAGGCACGCGCGGGACGCCGGCGTCGTCGTTCAGTTCGACCTGGTATCCGCGCAGTACCCGGCCCTGCTGCGCACCCCCGACGCCGCGGCCGAGCGTGCGCTCCTCACAGCCGTGGCGCCCGGCGGCGTTCTACTTCTCGTGCATCACGCCGGGACGGACACCCAGCACGCGCACGAGAGCGGCTTCGACCCGGCCGACTACGTCTGGCCCTCGATGGTCGCCGATCTCCTCGACGACGACTGGGAGGCAGAGGCGGACGAGCAACGGCCGCGCGTGGCACCTGAAGGTGGGGCCGGCACGCACCACACCGACGACCTGGTACTGCGGGCGCGCCGGCTGCGTTGA
- a CDS encoding Na+/H+ antiporter NhaA → MRTHMRDGERVSPSHQAEEAPRPFTAGIALPVFAVMSAGVSPSGPGGFFACTMTWGVLGGLLVGKFLGILGCTWLTGRFTSTDSLLIAELSYTGEVHLTDARGTTLLTSTAAALLTPPSRPPQPPPPAPRQPHRAAGVDVVAAWGLLAAELTGYLVHQAFFSGTGLLTGSSRDRARTSAQRSTTSLFRGWVRLSLADRT, encoded by the coding sequence ATGCGCACCCACATGCGAGACGGCGAGCGCGTCTCGCCCTCACACCAGGCCGAAGAAGCCCCGCGTCCGTTCACAGCCGGGATCGCGCTGCCGGTCTTCGCGGTGATGTCCGCCGGCGTTTCCCCTTCCGGCCCGGGCGGCTTCTTCGCCTGCACCATGACCTGGGGCGTCCTCGGCGGACTGCTCGTGGGCAAGTTCCTCGGCATCCTCGGCTGCACCTGGCTGACCGGCCGCTTCACCAGCACGGACTCCCTGCTGATCGCCGAACTCTCCTACACCGGTGAAGTCCACCTCACCGATGCCAGGGGCACCACCCTCCTGACGTCCACCGCTGCGGCCCTGCTCACCCCGCCGTCCAGGCCGCCACAGCCGCCACCACCAGCGCCTCGCCAACCACACCGAGCAGCGGGAGTCGACGTGGTCGCGGCGTGGGGCCTGCTCGCTGCGGAGCTCACCGGGTATCTCGTCCACCAAGCGTTCTTCAGTGGGACGGGCCTGCTGACCGGGTCGTCACGTGACCGTGCACGGACCAGCGCGCAGCGTTCTACGACATCATTGTTCCGCGGCTGGGTCCGTCTCAGTCTCGCCGACCGGACGTAG
- a CDS encoding serine/threonine-protein kinase: MTGRRPHAVPVPHGYRVGDWEVREPLASGAFATVYAGRPVGGADPALPRRVALKFLATGTRTPRQLRHLGELAEREVEVLGRLRTPRLIRMYDTLTVDDPDHPELDGATVIVLERAEGSLDAVLEHDPKPESGPAMLAQICEGLRQLHHAGWVHGDLKPANVLLMADGSVRLADFNMAAELEGTHAYAPAFATPDYTPPELLWPEMDERGTRIRPSADVWAFGVLAHLLLTGTFPLPGGSTEARADAATRYARGAEELRLSPGLPELWREIIVACLAPTHAERITAEALLRRVERAAQAPRSGRLPRLRTRFWHRRPVVTALLATALVLPTGLVGGAYVYVHHDDGTPVYEALPAASRAPMGGDGKVSVGYHRCPRDSVCFFSEHNGKGDMCSWRGDDANWQAGEETCAWAADGPVRSVFNNLAEERKNRDVAYYRGTDFQPAGYDRAREAQRTGCDRINSMDNLAGTYSPRSHRLVDRCSSGETSLRGRFLSMFE; encoded by the coding sequence ATGACCGGACGACGGCCGCACGCGGTTCCCGTGCCGCACGGCTACCGCGTGGGCGACTGGGAGGTCCGCGAGCCTCTCGCCTCGGGAGCCTTCGCGACGGTGTACGCGGGCAGACCGGTTGGCGGGGCGGATCCGGCCCTGCCCCGCCGGGTCGCCTTGAAGTTCCTTGCGACCGGCACCCGCACCCCGCGCCAACTGCGGCACCTGGGCGAGCTGGCCGAACGGGAGGTGGAGGTGCTGGGACGCCTGCGGACCCCCCGCCTCATCCGCATGTACGACACGCTCACCGTCGACGACCCGGACCACCCGGAACTGGACGGGGCCACCGTGATCGTCCTGGAGCGGGCCGAGGGCTCCCTGGACGCCGTACTGGAACACGACCCGAAACCCGAGTCGGGGCCCGCCATGCTGGCCCAGATCTGTGAGGGGCTGCGTCAGCTGCACCACGCGGGCTGGGTTCATGGCGACCTGAAACCGGCCAATGTGCTGCTGATGGCGGATGGATCGGTACGCCTGGCAGATTTCAACATGGCGGCGGAACTGGAGGGCACACACGCCTACGCGCCCGCATTCGCCACGCCCGACTACACCCCGCCGGAGCTGCTGTGGCCGGAGATGGACGAACGGGGCACCCGGATCCGTCCGTCCGCGGATGTATGGGCCTTCGGCGTCCTGGCGCATCTCCTGCTGACCGGCACCTTCCCGCTGCCGGGCGGCAGCACCGAGGCTCGCGCGGACGCGGCGACGCGCTACGCGCGCGGCGCCGAGGAACTGCGGCTGTCCCCCGGACTGCCGGAGCTCTGGCGCGAGATCATCGTGGCCTGCCTCGCCCCCACCCACGCGGAGCGCATCACGGCCGAGGCGCTGCTCCGTCGCGTGGAGCGCGCGGCACAGGCCCCCCGCTCGGGCCGCCTGCCCCGTCTGCGCACCCGCTTCTGGCACCGGCGACCGGTGGTGACGGCGCTGCTGGCGACGGCGCTGGTGCTGCCGACGGGGCTGGTGGGCGGAGCGTACGTCTACGTGCATCACGACGACGGGACCCCGGTGTACGAGGCTCTGCCCGCCGCGTCGCGGGCCCCGATGGGCGGGGACGGCAAGGTGTCCGTCGGGTATCACCGCTGCCCACGGGACAGCGTCTGCTTCTTCAGTGAGCACAACGGCAAGGGTGACATGTGCAGTTGGCGTGGAGACGACGCGAACTGGCAGGCGGGCGAGGAGACGTGCGCGTGGGCGGCCGACGGCCCCGTCCGCTCGGTCTTCAACAACCTCGCGGAGGAGCGGAAGAACCGCGACGTCGCCTACTACCGTGGCACGGACTTTCAGCCCGCCGGCTACGACCGCGCCCGCGAGGCCCAACGCACCGGCTGCGACAGAATCAACTCCATGGACAACCTGGCCGGGACCTACTCGCCGCGCTCCCACCGGCTGGTCGACCGCTGTTCGTCAGGCGAGACGTCATTGCGTGGAAGATTCCTGTCGATGTTCGAATGA
- a CDS encoding maleylpyruvate isomerase N-terminal domain-containing protein produces MDQNSKASTVVNSLIGPDELALPVSQAHARALELADQLDGRQKDAASALPGWSRGHVLQHLADNARAFERQALAALRGELIDMYDGGQGKRDQSIEWCRPTLAELREDLRLAQQSLEDSWSRLTAADWRRPVRFGRATALDTALARWREAEVHAVDLALGYPPRLVAAIGSVAA; encoded by the coding sequence GTGGATCAGAACAGCAAGGCTTCGACAGTGGTCAACTCCCTGATAGGTCCTGACGAACTGGCGCTTCCGGTCTCGCAAGCGCATGCCCGGGCGCTTGAACTGGCCGATCAGCTCGACGGCCGGCAGAAGGACGCAGCGTCTGCCCTGCCCGGGTGGAGCCGTGGGCATGTCCTCCAGCACCTCGCCGACAATGCTCGTGCCTTCGAGCGGCAGGCGCTGGCTGCTCTGCGCGGTGAGCTCATCGACATGTATGACGGCGGTCAGGGGAAGCGAGACCAGTCCATCGAGTGGTGCCGCCCGACCTTGGCCGAACTGCGTGAGGACCTGCGTCTGGCCCAGCAGTCACTGGAGGACTCGTGGAGCCGGCTGACGGCAGCGGACTGGCGACGCCCGGTCCGATTTGGTCGTGCCACGGCGCTGGATACCGCGCTGGCACGATGGCGAGAGGCGGAAGTCCATGCCGTCGACCTCGCGCTCGGATACCCCCCGCGACTGGTCGCGGCAATTGGGTCCGTGGCCGCCTGA
- a CDS encoding transcriptional regulator translates to MSAEKHDPLEGFDTTIHAPNRLRICALLDAAGEAEFGLVQKQLELSASALSKHVTVLMDAGYVGQRKAVRDTRQRVWLHLTRPGRDAYRGHLAALRAIVGPSDPAL, encoded by the coding sequence GTGAGCGCCGAGAAGCACGACCCTCTGGAGGGTTTCGACACCACCATCCACGCCCCGAACCGACTGCGCATCTGCGCCCTCCTGGACGCCGCGGGCGAGGCGGAGTTCGGCTTGGTCCAAAAGCAACTCGAGTTGTCCGCGTCCGCGTTGAGCAAGCACGTAACCGTGCTGATGGACGCCGGCTACGTCGGGCAGCGCAAGGCCGTCCGCGACACCCGGCAGCGCGTATGGCTGCACCTGACCCGGCCAGGCCGAGATGCCTACCGGGGGCACCTTGCGGCGCTGCGGGCGATCGTGGGGCCGTCGGATCCGGCTCTCTGA
- a CDS encoding peptidase inhibitor family I36 protein, which yields MKRVRALRTKAGLVTGVTLFAGLGLGVTSAPAQAQARAYSCPSGDICFYSGDDGTGDRCNWDANDADWRNGAIRCSWSADKNVRSVYNNGTSGMAVVYYSGANYETRKGCTTKGKKGNLAGTYKLRSHKWVSSC from the coding sequence ATGAAGCGAGTTCGAGCGCTGCGCACCAAGGCCGGTCTCGTCACCGGGGTGACGCTTTTCGCGGGCCTGGGCCTGGGCGTGACTTCCGCACCGGCGCAGGCCCAAGCCCGCGCCTACAGCTGCCCGTCGGGAGACATCTGCTTCTACTCGGGCGACGACGGCACCGGTGACCGGTGCAACTGGGACGCGAACGACGCCGACTGGCGCAACGGCGCCATCAGGTGCTCGTGGTCCGCGGACAAGAACGTGAGGTCCGTCTACAACAACGGCACCAGCGGAATGGCCGTCGTCTACTACAGCGGCGCCAACTACGAGACCCGCAAGGGCTGTACGACCAAGGGCAAGAAGGGCAACCTCGCGGGGACCTACAAGCTGCGTTCCCACAAGTGGGTGTCGAGCTGCTGA
- a CDS encoding peptidase inhibitor family I36 protein: protein MPGNTQAAEARGQGCPTGHVCFYTGAFGSGDRCQSVEDDPDWYDGPVRCSWTEAKGVRSMRNEGSTPVAVHRQPDFAGPPVCVAPGTTVNASDRFRSHRWVDSC from the coding sequence ATGCCTGGGAACACCCAGGCGGCCGAAGCCCGGGGACAGGGCTGCCCTACGGGACACGTCTGCTTCTACACCGGGGCCTTCGGCAGCGGTGACCGCTGCCAGTCGGTCGAGGACGACCCCGACTGGTACGACGGCCCGGTGCGCTGTTCGTGGACCGAGGCCAAGGGCGTGCGGTCCATGCGGAACGAGGGCTCCACTCCGGTGGCCGTCCACCGGCAGCCGGACTTCGCCGGCCCACCGGTGTGCGTCGCGCCCGGCACGACGGTGAACGCCTCGGACCGGTTCCGCTCGCACCGCTGGGTGGACAGCTGCTGA
- a CDS encoding MFS transporter — MPAALAPLRHRPFRHLFIGTTANLLGNGVAPIALAFAVLDATGSVGSLGLVVGAHSLTSILFLLYGGVLADRLPRGPLLVGSSAVSAASQAVIATLVLTHSAAIPLLMVLAAVNGAASSCYQPAAQALLPQTVPPESRRAALALSRTASSSAMIVGASLGGVLVAAVGPGWGLAVDAASFALAAASFALIRVQAAAPPAPSPGVVHELRVGWQEFTSRSWVWVIVVAFCFLNAGITASFTVLGPAVADITGIGRSGWGLVVAAGSLGAVAGGVLSLSWRPRRAILVGCALMGLTAMTPLLLALAPYTWALVVANFVAGVGIEQAGVAWYSTLNEQIPEDRLARVYAYDDLGSYLALPLAQFAAGPAVLLLGLHATLYAAAALILLATLAMVATPSVRALVPKAAVPASEDPVPG; from the coding sequence ATGCCCGCCGCCCTCGCGCCTCTGCGTCACCGCCCGTTCCGTCACCTCTTCATCGGTACGACGGCCAACCTGCTCGGCAACGGGGTGGCGCCGATCGCCCTGGCGTTCGCCGTGCTCGATGCCACTGGTTCGGTCGGCTCGCTCGGGCTGGTGGTCGGCGCCCACTCCCTCACCAGCATCCTCTTCCTGCTGTACGGCGGGGTGTTGGCGGACCGGCTGCCGCGCGGCCCGCTACTGGTCGGCAGCAGCGCGGTCAGCGCCGCGAGCCAGGCGGTGATCGCCACCCTGGTGCTCACCCACAGCGCCGCCATCCCCCTGCTCATGGTGCTCGCCGCGGTCAATGGGGCGGCCAGTTCCTGCTACCAGCCCGCCGCCCAGGCCTTGCTGCCCCAGACCGTGCCGCCCGAGTCCCGCCGCGCCGCCCTGGCGCTCTCCCGGACAGCGAGCAGCAGTGCGATGATCGTGGGCGCCTCGCTGGGCGGCGTACTGGTCGCCGCGGTCGGCCCCGGCTGGGGCCTGGCCGTCGACGCTGCCAGCTTCGCGCTCGCTGCCGCGTCCTTCGCGCTGATCCGCGTCCAGGCCGCGGCGCCGCCCGCACCCAGCCCCGGCGTGGTGCACGAACTGCGCGTCGGCTGGCAGGAGTTCACCTCCCGAAGCTGGGTGTGGGTGATCGTGGTGGCCTTCTGCTTCCTCAACGCCGGCATCACCGCCTCGTTCACCGTCCTGGGCCCGGCCGTCGCCGACATCACCGGGATCGGCCGCAGCGGCTGGGGCCTCGTCGTCGCCGCAGGCTCGCTCGGTGCGGTCGCCGGCGGCGTACTGTCGCTGAGCTGGCGACCCCGGCGCGCGATCCTGGTCGGCTGCGCGCTGATGGGCCTGACGGCGATGACCCCGCTGCTGCTCGCACTCGCCCCGTACACCTGGGCGCTGGTCGTGGCCAACTTCGTGGCCGGCGTGGGCATCGAACAGGCCGGCGTCGCCTGGTACTCGACCCTCAACGAGCAGATCCCCGAGGACCGCCTGGCCCGCGTCTACGCCTACGACGACCTCGGCTCCTACCTCGCCCTCCCGCTCGCCCAGTTCGCCGCCGGACCCGCCGTACTCCTCCTCGGCCTGCACGCCACCCTCTACGCGGCCGCCGCGCTCATCCTCCTCGCCACCCTCGCCATGGTCGCCACCCCCTCCGTCCGCGCGCTGGTCCCGAAGGCCGCAGTACCCGCCTCCGAAGATCCGGTACCTGGCTGA
- a CDS encoding pyridoxamine 5'-phosphate oxidase family protein gives MHHDERAERPGSHGEHQIQREVGTVDRADRFYGEQVLDRLNSRMTEFVARQEMFFLATADGQGECDSTFRAGPPGFLQVIDAATLAYPEYRGNGVMASLGNIRENPHVGILMIDFSQDRIGLHVNGRARLVTDEDMRRKYPGLPVDPVPGRRPQMWVEVEVEEAYIHCSKHIPRLVKAPLRQSVDEAHGAAGDAGQAWGTDDVRRKGGDYFGAAARRHGLAPR, from the coding sequence TTGCACCACGACGAGCGAGCAGAGCGGCCCGGAAGCCACGGAGAGCACCAGATCCAGCGTGAGGTGGGCACCGTCGACCGCGCAGATCGGTTCTACGGCGAACAGGTGCTCGACCGGCTCAACTCGCGGATGACGGAGTTCGTAGCCCGTCAGGAGATGTTCTTCCTCGCCACGGCGGACGGGCAGGGGGAGTGCGACAGCACGTTCCGGGCCGGACCGCCCGGTTTCCTCCAGGTGATCGATGCCGCGACCCTGGCATACCCGGAGTACCGCGGGAACGGGGTCATGGCCTCGCTCGGCAACATCCGGGAGAACCCCCACGTCGGCATCCTGATGATCGACTTCTCCCAGGACCGTATCGGTCTGCATGTCAACGGCCGCGCCCGGTTGGTCACCGATGAGGACATGCGCCGAAAGTACCCCGGCCTCCCCGTCGATCCGGTCCCGGGGCGACGTCCTCAGATGTGGGTGGAGGTCGAGGTCGAAGAGGCATACATCCACTGCTCGAAGCACATACCGAGGCTGGTCAAGGCACCGCTGCGGCAGAGCGTCGACGAGGCGCATGGTGCAGCCGGTGACGCCGGGCAGGCCTGGGGCACGGACGACGTCAGGCGCAAGGGCGGTGACTACTTCGGAGCAGCGGCCCGACGACACGGGTTGGCTCCGCGCTGA
- a CDS encoding NUDIX hydrolase produces the protein MDDWLKDSDEVEASWLTVDLAIFTLRDDQLMMLLVERGLEPFRGKPAMPGGYVQKNETLREGALRELAEEAGIDGSRLHLEQLGTYADPGRDPRGRVVTVAYLALGPDLPDPVGGTDAERAFWAPVAHLEDGTLHLAFDHREILTEALEEVRRRLEYTAVAAAFCEEPFTLTELRTVYQVIWGQNLDPSNFRRKVLNTAGFVQPTGQQRLPPTGRPAALYRRGQAWLLSPPLLRATTSGRRD, from the coding sequence GTGGATGACTGGCTGAAAGACTCGGACGAGGTCGAAGCCTCATGGCTGACCGTGGACCTCGCGATCTTCACCCTGAGGGACGATCAGCTGATGATGCTCCTGGTCGAGCGTGGCCTCGAGCCCTTCCGTGGCAAGCCCGCCATGCCCGGAGGTTACGTACAGAAGAACGAGACCCTTCGTGAGGGAGCCCTGCGTGAGCTGGCGGAAGAAGCCGGCATTGACGGCAGCCGACTTCATCTCGAGCAGCTCGGCACCTATGCAGACCCCGGACGTGACCCACGGGGCAGGGTGGTCACGGTCGCCTACCTCGCGCTCGGCCCCGACCTGCCGGACCCCGTGGGTGGCACAGACGCCGAACGCGCCTTCTGGGCCCCCGTGGCACACCTGGAAGACGGCACCCTCCACCTGGCGTTCGACCACAGAGAGATCCTGACGGAGGCCCTGGAAGAGGTCCGCAGAAGGCTCGAATACACCGCTGTGGCCGCAGCCTTCTGCGAGGAGCCCTTCACGCTCACAGAGCTGCGCACGGTCTACCAAGTGATCTGGGGTCAGAACCTGGACCCGAGCAACTTCCGCCGTAAAGTACTCAACACAGCAGGATTCGTGCAGCCGACAGGGCAGCAACGGCTGCCCCCCACTGGCCGCCCGGCCGCCCTCTACCGCCGCGGACAGGCATGGCTGCTCAGCCCGCCCCTGCTGCGTGCCACTACGTCCGGTCGGCGAGACTGA
- a CDS encoding NAD(P)H-binding protein, with product MKIFIIGITGGIGGLLAQRLRARGDAVHGLVRREDQQADLATQGVSTRVGDLSRMTVDQLAASFGDVDVIVFSAGSNGGSREVTTAIDGDGVVKAIKAARIAGVERFVLVSVLPESWRERDLGEEVEYYFAVKKGADVELSRSDLNWLILRPSLLLDGPGTGTVSLGPAELHGEITRDDVAATLAELLHEPRIGRQILELNAGSTPIQDAVRANVRS from the coding sequence GTGAAGATCTTCATCATCGGCATCACCGGCGGTATCGGTGGCCTGCTTGCGCAGAGACTGCGCGCTCGGGGAGACGCCGTCCACGGGCTGGTTCGGCGAGAGGACCAGCAGGCTGACCTCGCAACCCAAGGCGTGAGCACACGAGTCGGTGATCTCTCCCGCATGACGGTGGACCAACTCGCGGCGTCATTCGGTGACGTCGACGTGATCGTGTTCAGTGCCGGATCGAATGGTGGCAGCAGGGAAGTCACGACGGCGATCGACGGCGACGGGGTCGTCAAAGCGATCAAAGCTGCCCGCATCGCCGGCGTGGAGCGCTTCGTGCTGGTGTCGGTGCTCCCGGAATCATGGAGGGAACGCGACCTCGGCGAGGAGGTCGAGTACTACTTCGCCGTGAAGAAGGGCGCAGACGTGGAACTCAGCCGCAGCGATCTGAACTGGCTGATCCTCCGTCCCTCACTCCTTCTCGACGGCCCGGGAACCGGCACCGTGTCCCTCGGCCCGGCAGAGCTTCACGGTGAGATCACTCGCGACGATGTCGCCGCCACCCTCGCCGAACTGCTCCACGAGCCCCGGATCGGCCGGCAGATCCTCGAACTCAACGCCGGGTCGACGCCCATCCAGGACGCGGTCCGAGCGAACGTCCGCTCTTGA
- a CDS encoding ribonuclease J — MSHPHPNLKAAPPLPAGGLRVVALGGLGEIGRNMTVFEHAGKLLIVDCGVLFPEENQPGVDVILPDFTSIRDRLDDIVAIVLTHGHEDHIGGVPYLLRERSDIPVVGSKLTLAFLEAKLKEHGIRPRSVRVREGDRRGFGPFDCEFVAVNHSIPDSLAVALRTSAGLVLHTGDFKMDQFPLDDRITDLRAFARLGEEGVDLFLTDSTNAEVPGFTTSERELNPAIEQVMRTAPRRVIVSSFASHVHRIQQVLDAAHAHGRKVAFVGRSMVRNMGIARDLGYLKVPSGLVVNAKELEKLPDHRVTLVCTGSQGEPMAALSRMANRDHQIRIGKGDTVLLASSLIPGNENAIYRVINGLTRWGANVVHKGNAKVHVSGHASAGELVYCYNIVRPRNVMPVHGEFRHLRANADLAIRTGVDPERVVIAEDGVVVDLVDGRAAITGKVPAGNVYVDGMEVGGATEASLKDRLTLAEEGVVTVVAIVDADTGALAEAPDFLARGFVHDETTFEPVIPVIEKTLANAAQEGVGDAHQLEQLIARAVANWAFRTHRRRPLVIPVIIDA; from the coding sequence ATGAGTCATCCGCACCCCAACCTGAAGGCCGCCCCGCCCCTGCCTGCCGGAGGCTTGAGAGTCGTCGCCCTCGGCGGCCTGGGCGAGATCGGCCGCAACATGACCGTCTTCGAGCACGCCGGCAAACTGCTCATCGTGGACTGCGGGGTGCTGTTCCCTGAGGAGAACCAGCCCGGCGTGGACGTGATCCTGCCGGACTTCACCTCGATCAGGGACCGCCTCGACGATATCGTGGCCATCGTCCTCACCCACGGCCACGAAGACCACATCGGCGGCGTGCCCTATCTGCTGCGGGAGCGGTCGGACATTCCCGTCGTCGGCTCGAAGCTCACCCTGGCCTTCCTGGAGGCCAAGCTCAAGGAACACGGGATCAGGCCCCGCTCGGTGCGTGTACGCGAGGGCGACCGGCGTGGTTTCGGTCCCTTCGACTGCGAGTTCGTGGCCGTCAACCACTCCATCCCGGACAGCCTCGCGGTGGCCCTGCGCACCTCAGCCGGGCTGGTGCTGCACACCGGCGATTTCAAGATGGACCAGTTCCCGCTGGACGACCGGATCACCGACCTGCGTGCCTTCGCCCGGCTCGGCGAGGAGGGGGTGGATCTGTTCCTCACCGACTCCACCAACGCCGAGGTCCCCGGCTTCACCACCTCCGAACGCGAGCTGAACCCCGCGATCGAGCAGGTGATGCGCACGGCGCCGCGGCGGGTGATCGTCTCCAGCTTCGCCAGCCACGTGCACCGCATCCAGCAGGTCCTGGACGCCGCCCATGCGCACGGCCGCAAGGTGGCCTTCGTGGGCCGTTCGATGGTCCGCAACATGGGCATCGCCCGCGACCTGGGCTATCTCAAGGTTCCGTCCGGCCTGGTCGTGAATGCCAAGGAGCTGGAGAAGCTGCCGGACCACCGGGTCACCCTGGTGTGCACGGGCTCCCAGGGCGAACCCATGGCGGCACTGTCCAGGATGGCCAACCGTGACCACCAGATCCGCATCGGCAAGGGCGACACCGTCCTGCTCGCCAGTTCCCTCATCCCCGGCAACGAGAACGCCATCTACCGGGTGATCAACGGCCTGACCCGGTGGGGCGCCAACGTCGTCCACAAGGGGAACGCCAAGGTGCACGTCTCCGGCCACGCCAGCGCCGGGGAGCTCGTCTACTGCTACAACATCGTCCGCCCCCGTAACGTCATGCCCGTCCACGGCGAGTTCCGTCACCTGCGGGCCAACGCCGACCTCGCCATCCGCACCGGCGTCGACCCCGAGCGGGTCGTCATCGCCGAGGACGGTGTCGTCGTCGACCTCGTCGACGGCCGCGCCGCCATCACCGGCAAGGTGCCCGCGGGCAACGTCTACGTGGACGGGATGGAGGTCGGGGGCGCGACGGAGGCCTCCCTGAAGGACCGCCTCACCCTGGCCGAGGAAGGCGTCGTCACCGTCGTGGCCATCGTCGACGCCGACACCGGCGCCCTGGCCGAGGCTCCGGACTTCCTGGCCCGCGGCTTCGTCCACGACGAGACCACCTTCGAGCCCGTCATCCCCGTCATCGAGAAGACGTTGGCCAACGCCGCCCAAGAGGGTGTCGGCGACGCTCACCAGCTCGAACAGCTCATCGCCCGGGCCGTGGCCAACTGGGCGTTCCGCACCCACCGTCGCAGGCCGCTGGTCATCCCGGTCATCATCGACGCCTGA
- a CDS encoding NUDIX hydrolase translates to MTSTGGPFTEHDDQPRARLLELVGAIEPWDDLERTHLKTATRWIAGGAPVYRVRKPDVPAMHLVSYFVVLDDTSGQLLLVAHRKAGLWLPAGGHVEPEEDPWAAVVRECREELGIQATASQITGELPFFLTVTETRGQGAHTDVSLWYLLDADADTVTSYDQDEFDAIRWLTGEQVLGESDELLDPHMHRFTRKLQHARAGRHCG, encoded by the coding sequence ATGACCTCAACTGGCGGCCCTTTCACCGAGCATGACGATCAGCCGCGTGCCCGCCTTCTGGAGCTGGTCGGCGCCATCGAACCCTGGGACGACCTGGAGCGCACCCATCTGAAGACCGCGACGCGGTGGATCGCCGGCGGAGCCCCGGTCTACCGGGTGCGCAAGCCGGATGTTCCCGCGATGCACTTGGTGAGCTACTTCGTCGTCCTCGACGACACCAGCGGTCAGCTGCTGCTCGTCGCGCACCGCAAGGCGGGCCTGTGGCTGCCGGCCGGCGGACACGTCGAGCCGGAGGAAGACCCGTGGGCCGCGGTGGTGCGCGAATGTCGTGAGGAGCTGGGCATCCAGGCCACGGCCTCGCAGATCACCGGCGAGCTCCCCTTCTTCCTCACCGTCACCGAGACTCGGGGGCAGGGCGCACACACCGACGTCTCGCTCTGGTACCTCCTCGACGCCGATGCTGACACCGTCACCTCCTACGACCAGGACGAGTTCGACGCGATCCGGTGGCTGACCGGCGAGCAGGTGCTCGGGGAATCGGACGAGCTGCTCGACCCCCACATGCACCGCTTCACCCGCAAGCTGCAGCATGCCCGGGCAGGAAGGCATTGCGGGTAG